The genomic DNA TGGTGAAGATTTTGTCGCTGGCATTGACATCCACATCATAGTCATAGATCGAACGATCCTTCATTTCGGAAATCAGCTTGGTGAAATCGGTGTTGGTCATGTTGGGATGGATGTAAGCCAGGTTGGTATCGGTGTACATAACCGAAAAGACCTTAAAGGTCATGTTATCTTCGGGGGTGGAGAAGTAGAAAATCGGGTTCTGCTCGGCAAACGACTGATCGGAAAATTTGAGCAGCTGGGCAAACATGACCTCGTTCGGGTCATCCTGCGTACCGATCTGCATCGCTCCCATGTTGTGCCCGTAGATGACCGTGTTTTTCGACAGGGTATTGCGGTCGCCGAACTTGCACTCGTAATCCGCGTAGAAGCAGCCGGGGAAGTAGTCCCGCTTCTGCGTGTCGCGGCGCAGATAGAACTCGTTGTCGGTGCCCTGAACGACCTCGTTATTAATGGTGGTGTTCGGGACATTGAGCCAGCCCACGACGTCATTGTTGAGGTTATAAGCCGCGTTCAGCTTTTCAAGCACTTCTGGAGCGGGGGCTTCGGGTTTCGCGATGGACGAAAGGTCAACGTCGCCGAGCGGGTTTACGAACGGCGGGACCCCGGAGGAGGAGCTGGGTACGGAGGAGGAATCCTCATCGGACGGTTTTGCGGAACGATCACATGCCGTCATCGCGAACAGCATGACCAGCGCCAGCATCAGCGCAACAAGTCGGGTAGAAAGATGAAAATGTTTCATATACAGGCTCCTTTATGTGTACTGGATTATCTACATCATCCCGCAAAACGGGATATTGCTATACATCTTTTATGCCGGGGAGGAGTTGCTGACCGTGCCGTTGGCCGCGTCCACCTCCACAAAGGTGGAGGATTTGAGAATCTGGGTGGCGTTTTCCGCAAACACAATCACTGGAATATCCAGTGTCATGCCGACGATCGCCGCGTGAGAATTCATGCCGCCGCGCTCGGTGATGATGCCGGAAGCCTTCTTGAGGACCGGCAGCAGCGCGTTTGAGGTGTGCGGGATGACCAGGATGTCGCCGTCGTTGAAGTTGGCGAGCGCCTCTTCTTCGGTATGCGCGACGCAGACCTTGCCGACCGCGGTAAGCTTGTTGACTCCCTGACCGCTGACAAGGATATTTCCGACTACATGAACCTTGAGCAGGTTGGTGGTGCCGTTGATACCCAGCGGGACGCCCGCGGTGATCACCACAAGATCGCCGTCCTTGACGAGGCCGGCCTCCTTTGCCTGCTGAACCGCGTGGGCGAGCAAGGCGTCGGTGTTCTCCTGAATCTGCGCTTTGAGCGGCGTGACGCCCCAGGAAAGGGCGAGCTGATAATAGGTGGAATCCCGATGGGTACAGGCGATAATCGGAATATCCGGACGGTATTTTGAGATCATCCGCGCGGTCGTACCCGAAAAGGTGACCGTGATGATGGCGGTTGCGTTCAGGTCGTAGGCGGTGGTGCAGGTGGCGTGGGAAATGGCGCTCGTGACGTTCGGCACGCTGTCGCTCTCCCGCATCTGGAACCGCTTGCGGTAATGGATCGACTGCTCGGCGCGTTCGGCGATCTGCGCCATCGTGCGCACCGCCTCGATCGGGTAATCTCCTGCTGCGGTCTCGCCTGACAGCATGACGGCGCTGGTACCGTCGTAGATCGCGTTAGCCACGTCCGCGGCTTCGGCGCGGGTGGGGCGGGGGTTATGCATCATGCTCTCCAGCATCTGGGTGGCGGTGATGACCATTTTGCCCGCC from Anaerotruncus rubiinfantis includes the following:
- a CDS encoding class B sortase, giving the protein MKHFHLSTRLVALMLALVMLFAMTACDRSAKPSDEDSSSVPSSSSGVPPFVNPLGDVDLSSIAKPEAPAPEVLEKLNAAYNLNNDVVGWLNVPNTTINNEVVQGTDNEFYLRRDTQKRDYFPGCFYADYECKFGDRNTLSKNTVIYGHNMGAMQIGTQDDPNEVMFAQLLKFSDQSFAEQNPIFYFSTPEDNMTFKVFSVMYTDTNLAYIHPNMTNTDFTKLISEMKDRSIYDYDVDVNASDKIFTMSTCTYKFGAAGTANYKQARFVVVGRLVRPGESVDSTAKLTVNADAKGPQFQ
- the pyk gene encoding pyruvate kinase, producing the protein MCPLRKTKIVCTIGPASNSEDKIRALIGAGMNVARFNFSHGSHETHMENFSCVDRLRRELNLPVATLLDTKGPEIRLGLFKGGKADLRKGKPFILTAAECEGDENRASISFSGLVDDVKQGDTILLNDGAIALRVTEVIPPEIHCEVLNDGIISDRKGVNVPGVRLSMPYISEKDRADIIFGIETGFDFIAASFARCAADILEVRQLLERHGNNTIRIIAKIENAEGVQNIDEILRVSDGIMVARGDMGVEVPFEDVPVFQKLLIRKGYQAGKMVITATQMLESMMHNPRPTRAEAADVANAIYDGTSAVMLSGETAAGDYPIEAVRTMAQIAERAEQSIHYRKRFQMRESDSVPNVTSAISHATCTTAYDLNATAIITVTFSGTTARMISKYRPDIPIIACTHRDSTYYQLALSWGVTPLKAQIQENTDALLAHAVQQAKEAGLVKDGDLVVITAGVPLGINGTTNLLKVHVVGNILVSGQGVNKLTAVGKVCVAHTEEEALANFNDGDILVIPHTSNALLPVLKKASGIITERGGMNSHAAIVGMTLDIPVIVFAENATQILKSSTFVEVDAANGTVSNSSPA